Proteins encoded by one window of Nicotiana tabacum cultivar K326 chromosome 10, ASM71507v2, whole genome shotgun sequence:
- the LOC142165027 gene encoding uncharacterized protein LOC142165027 — MANQVIVGALFQEGTSQVRPPYFNGQHFSHWKIRMEIFTKAYDVKVWRVIKKGNYPLPANTPPLADPDDIDSYSKEKLEAVQINHKARNLLHNAISGEEYEKISSCDTAKEMWDKLEVTYEDTSKTHLKKTNQEEKKKTVVFKATTESAENEIDDPEVLQKEIAMMSINIDGLMRRYRNTNKGRFPPRRSRQYNEQDKNNGKCYECGKFGHIQAECPELKRKISRGFNKNRSFGSWSDEDDSDHEEIANLCFMTILENEINKTLGCWTEEDDSDNKNCFMAKGETSEIRSYDCKRCNELQDILDSTLKESQKMMNELKRLTREVKDWKLKHEVCEIEKDVLQEEFEELQMQFNNLRKSTSHSSVRSNQMTYKSTGKEQIRTRSTSRSNQSTYKSIGKELANPMIANSYSYERPENMNTPRVKRKGNWYLDSVCSSHMTGDKSLFKEVIKIGGGSVKFGDDSRGKIVGTRTIPFNNSCDITEVYLVDGLNYNLLSISQLYDSGYEVKFKNTRCATEDESGKIILPGKRYENVYILDGFENIDGHICLTSMSDDPWLWHRRLGHASMHLIEKLSKQDLVIGLPKLNFSRTHICDACQMGKQTRNSFKNKDTVSTSKPLQLLHTDLFGPTRTASIRGKKYVFVIVDDFSRFTWVILLSHKNEALRNFEVFCKMIEREKVYPISIIQSDHGDKFESKALEDFCNDQGYTHNFSAPRSPQQNGVMERKK; from the exons ATGGCAAATCAGGTTATCGTTGGAGCTCTATTtcaggaaggaacttctcaagtAAGACCACCTTACTTCAATGGACAACACTTCTCCCACTGGAAAATCCGCATGGAAATCTTCACCAAAGCATACGATGTCAAAGTATGGAGAGTTATCAAGAAAGGAAACTACCCATTGCCTGCCAACACTCCACCACTCGCTGACCCTGATGATATAGACTCATACTCAAAGGAGAAATTGGAAGCTGTACAGATAAACCACAAGGCAAGGAATCTGCTTCACAATGCAATAAGTGGTGAAGAATATGAAAAGATTTCTAGTTGTGATACTGCCAAAGAAATGTGGGACAAACTCGAAGTTACCTATGAAGATACCAGCAA AACGCATCTGAAGAAGACAAATcaagaggagaagaagaaaactgTTGTATTCAAAGCTACTACTGAATCTGCTGAGAATGAAATTGATGATCCTGAAGTTCTACAAAAGGAAATCGCTATGATGTCTATAAACATAGATGGATTAATGAGAAGATATAGAAATACAAATAAAGGAAGATTTCCACCAAGAAGATCTAGACAATACAATGAACAAGACAAGAACAATGGAAAATGCTATGAATGTGGAAAGTTTGGGCATATCCAAGCGGAGTGTCCAGAACTGAAAAGAAAGATCTCCAGAGGATTCAACAAGAACAGATCATTTGGAAGCTGGAGTGATGAGGATGACTCAGACCATGAAGAGATAGCAAATCTCTGCTTCATGACAATTCTAGAAAACGAGATCAACAAAACTTTAGGATGCTGGACAGAAGAAGACGATTCAGACAATAAAAACTGTTTTATGGCAAAAGGAGAAACTAGCGAGATAAGATCTTATGATTGTAAAAGATGCAATGAATTGCAAGACATACTTGACTCCACCCTAAAAGAGTCTCAAAAGATGATGAATGAACTTAAGAGACTCACCAGGGAAGTCAAAGACTGGAAACTCAAACATGAagtatgtgaaattgaaaaagacgTACTTCAAGAAGAGTTTGAGGAATTACAAATGCAGTTTAACAACTTGCGCAAATCCACCAGTCACAGCTCTGTTAGGTCAAACCAGATGACTTACAAGTCGACTGGAAAAGAACAAATTAGAACTAGATCGACTAGTCGGTCGAACCAGTCGACTTACAAGTCAATTGGAAAGGAATTAGCAAATCCTATGATTGCTAATTCCTACTCTTATGAAAGACCTGAAAACAT GAACACCCCCAGAGTAAAGCGCAAAGGAAACTGGTATCTAGATAGTGTGTGTTCCAGTCACATGACAGGTGACAAAAGCCTGTTTAAGGAAGTTATAAAGATTGGCGGAGGGAGCGtcaaatttggagatgattcaagaggcaaaatagttggcactagaACTATTCCTTTCAACAACAGTTGTGACATTACTGAAGTATATTTGGTTGATGGATTAAACTATAATCTCCTCAGCATAAGTCAACTCTATGACTCGGGATATGAggtaaaatttaagaacactcgATGTGCCACCGAAGACGAATCAGGTAAAATAATTCTTCCAGGAAAAAGGTACGAAAATGTTTATATACTTGATGGTTTTGAAAATATAGATGGTCATATCTGCCTAACCTCTATGTCTGATGATCCCTGGTTATGGCACAGAAGACTAGGTCATGCTAGCATGCATCTAATTGAAAAATTATCCAAACAAGATCTAGTCATTGGGTtacctaaattgaatttttctaGGACTCACATTTGTGATGCATGTCAGATGGGTAAGCAAActagaaactctttcaaaaataaagacACAGTGTCCACTTCAAAACCATTGCAATTACTTCATACGGACTTATTTGGAcctactagaactgctagcaTAAGAGGCAAGAAatatgtttttgttattgttgatgacttTTCACGTTTCACTTGGGTAATTCTCCTGTCTCACAAAAATGAAGCCTTAAGAAACTTTGAAGTTTTCTGCAAAATGATTGAAAGAGAAAAAGTTTATCCAATCTCCATAATCCAAAGTGATCATGGAGACAAGTTTGAAAGCAAGGCACTTGAAGATTTCTGTAATGATCAAGGTTACACTCACAATTTCTCTGCTCCTCGctcacctcaacaaaatggagttatggaaagaaaaaaatag